A region of the Drosophila subpulchrella strain 33 F10 #4 breed RU33 chromosome 3L, RU_Dsub_v1.1 Primary Assembly, whole genome shotgun sequence genome:
GTGTttccgtgtgtgtgtgctgagCCTTCTCGGTGTTATATAAAGTAGGTCAGTAGTAGTGCCGTGCCAATAAAAGTTAATGCTTCCAGGTGAGAGCctgtgcctgtgtgtgtgtgtgggatgTGTGTCCTGGcctgttgatattttttaatatttatagaattttaaaatggctGTTAAGTGTGgttattaaacatttaaattcgAAATCCAGTTAAAACAGTTTTTCAGCACACTTTAAGTTACATATTTCAACACAATATGACTTTTAAATTGTAGAACGTTCTTGATCACGAGAGTAACTACTATCAATTTTCCCATTTTTGCACTGAACTTTAACTGCAGTGCACACTATCTTTCTAAGTAAACTTGCATTGCACAGCTTTCAGTGAATCGTTTGTCTTATCTTGCCTTTGATAAAAAATTGTGCATTGCAATATAGCTTTGTGCAGTTTTTCTAGCATTTTACTAGTTGGTCAAATACTGTTGAAAATGGATGTCACTGGAATTTTGCAACTCAATGATTATTGTCTCGATTTAATATTACAATTTATGAATACAAAAGATAGAATCAATTTTGCCTACACCTGTTCCAGATTCCGATATGTTTTTCTTATCTGGTCACGTCGTGGACATTCAAATTTTTCTATTATTGGTATCGTTGAACCCTGGGAATTGAAATTACTAAGCCTTATAGCAAAAAGTGTAAGAACGCtcaatttttttgttgatgatttgGTGTGTTCATTTAATGACAGTTATTCAAGTAATAAACGCAAAAATGCTGTTTTCAAATTCTGCAACCTGATCCTAAGAATGGAAAATCTTGAGTATGTGAAGATAATGCAGATACATCCTCACCCGATcgctaaactttttttaagaGCGCTACAGGACTTACCCAATTTAAAGCAGTTGCATATATGCACTCCaagtaattattataataaatatttacaatttgtaactaatgttttatttttttaaagggcGGGAGAATTTTGGTAAATTTCATCGCTTGGAGTACATCTCAATAGATGTGGAAATTTCTCCGAAAGTTTTGCTGCGAACTTGCCGATCCCTGACCAGATTAAGAACTCTTCATCTCTCTGAACAAGTGAGCAGCTCCAATCTCAAGGATATATTAGAGCATTTGCCACTTTTACAAGAACTGAGTTTTTATGTTGATCGATGCAATAAGTGGGGACTGTTCGCCTGCCATCGATATCAAAGAAAATCTCTTGAAGGTATTTTTGAGTACCTGGCTAGAGAAAGAACTTTGAAAATCCTCAGAGTCAAAGGAGAAATCGTTGCAGTCCCTGAAGCCGAATACCTGGCCAATATAAAATCACTAAAATCCCTGGATTGCAGTTTCACAGATCCCGAATTAGTGTCATATATTTTGTCGCTCACATCCTTGGAAAGCCTGCGAATTACGTATCTTCATTCCATAGATATATCTTCGATTTATTTGGATATGATTCGGCAATGCAAGGACCTTCGCTTGTTAAGCATCTTTGACTATAACATTAATCCTGACTTTGTTTTGAGAGCCTCAAAAGTACTGGAAGATATTGAGTCAAAGAATACGTTACAACTATTGATCCACGGCCGTCGGAGCTCAGAAACGATGAGGGAGTTTAAGTCGAAGGCCTTGGACCGGAATAATCTGTTATTTCGTTCTATAACAGCCACTGAACTTTTAAAGTTAATATGAGCATTAAAAACCAGGGTGCTAAAATAAGAGTGCTATATAACTATAATGATCTtacttttttgtgtttgcaACCCACTTAAAGTATTAAcaataaatatatagttataatttaatggtacattttaaaataatttgatgAAACGATTTGTTTTCGTAAACTgattttcattattattaattaatttagttttaaaagtattttaacCAAACTAGTAATTatgtatttataatattttcataGAAACTTTAACAAACAAATGTGTTACGTCTTATCGTCTTACTTTTTCTcacattaaaaagaaaattgtcTTTTTTTGGCCCGCCCATTTGTATGAAAGCCCCTGCGGTGTTTGAAGCCGAAAAAAGTTAAAAGTAAAAGCGTCTTGGGGGTGGAGTGGCATTTCCAATTATGCGAAACTCCGAACTGTTAATGAAATGTGTCAGACACAATTTGGCATAATTTTTCACTTAaagctaaaaacaatttataatTAGAAAAGGCTCTTAGAATGAGAGCACAAAGACAAGGACGAAATGATGGCACCTGTTGGGCAATCTGCAGAGTCGCACAGTTTTCCCTCATTTTGCAGTGACAGAAAGCAAGGCGCTGGAAAAACAAGCAGTGATTGCGGATAGCcaaggacagacagacgggaAAACAAAATGGCAACTGTCGGAGACGGAAGTACGTCAAGTGTGGCGGAAGTGGGCTGCTAAAAGAAGAATAAGTGGGCGGCCAGGAAGCGGCCATTGTGTCCTGGCGGAGAAGATACGGATGGCGGCGGAAATGATTGTTTCTATTTTAGATTTTGCCGACTGTTTGACGGCCAAACTTTTCCATTTATAACAGAATCTGTCTCATTTTGGTTTTCCAAGTATAATacaattgtattttataaattcaaGTTAATAATGTCATTGTGTTTTTGACTGCTGTTCTGGAGAATATTTATTGACAACAATTCGGTACCGAGTTAAATGTGTATGAATAAAGCCGAAATACCAAATCTTTTAGCATTAACAGAGCTTTACCATTATAGTTTTGATCAGGACTGAAAGTCTGAATTTATTTAGTATAAGTCATGATTtaacattaaatttaatatataaattcttAATATGTTGTACAGCTAAAAAAAACACACCAGTCAGCCAAAAATCAATCCATTTTTCCTGGTTAAAAATGTAACTACTGAGACACAAAATAGTATctgatataaatatattaaaatgctttaattCATAAACCTGCATTTTTTTTGCTTAAATCCCAAGTTAAAGCTTTAAAGAGCCATTAAATCCAAATTCTAATTCTGGACTTGAAATATTCAATACTTTCATACTTCTTTTTGTCTCCCAGAGTAATTTACTTGTTTCACCAGTGTTTGAAATTGATTGCCTTGCTCTTGCCGTTTGAGAACTTGAGAATGTAATTGCATTGTTTGACAAAGGCCCAAACAAAACCGTGTGACCTTTTCACTGTTTACAGTCTTAACTTACATTGCCCTCGGGCAGAAGTCTCGAAGTTTTTGTCAAAATCCTTTGGCTTGTTGACACTTGAACTAGCTTGACATGGCGCAATGCTCCGTCAGACTATTTCGTAATTGAATATTtcgaaacattttaaaatgtcgTGCAAATTTTCGATGCCAGGAAGCAGAACTTGGTGAAGTGTTTCAATTAAAACTTGCTCAACTTGTTGACATTTATCGAACACAAAGCCATCAGTGTCGCATCCTTTTCTGACTAGGGTTTTTGTCGGGCTAAAGGCCCTCCCACATCCTGTCCGCCCTTATATCCTGGGGCATCCTCAACATGATGGTAGTTCTTAATGTCATTGTTGAAGGGCTCCTAGTTCCCTGGTAGCAGACATCTCAGAGCCATTCCCATGATGTTTTCGAAGGAAGTGCATTTGCCGAAGGACATTTCACAGCAATAACCAGAAACAGAGCTCTGCAATCAATGGGTGACATACATCTGCTGGCTTCGGGAGTTGCTGGTTGGCCAAATGGAGTTAAAAGTCATTTGAATTCTACCAATAGTTTTCTTGTCTCTGTTTATTCCCTGGTACAGCATTTTCTACAAACTACTTGTTACCAAATAACAAAATCGAACTAAATGAGTTCCAGCAATCGTAGTTTCAATTGCTTTCACTTATCAAGTTTACCTTTGGATCTATCCCGTTCTATagaaaaaccaattatttaaattagttttttaaatGGTAATGTGTACTTTTTGCGGCTTTTATACCATCCTATTTATggcttttttatttgtattaatttAGAAAGCCTTTTCAAGCTAAAAACAGCCTTGATACTTAAAAAGTCATTGCATATACTGCATTTATTTGAACATTAATGACTGCAAacagcaaaaaataaattaatgtttGTCTCTCATTAACTCAATGGCCGTGTCCATCGATGCATTTAACAGCTGTTCTACGATTAATTGACCTACTTCGAGAGGGAAAAAATGAATACTCGAATGCTTTTAAATTACCAGCATAGCCTGGATTAATGTCAGGGACCGAAATCTGAAATTTATGTGACAGTCTTGCGTCTGCGAATTTTACGGCATCTGAGATTTTGTCACACGCGTGCAAAGTGATTGCGTTTTGTTGCCAGCAAAATACACATAAATAATCCAATTAATTGACACGAGGCATCCTTCTGGGACCCCGAATAATTGCTTTACTGCCAAAGGCCCTCCACTCGCTCAAAGTGGCGGTTTGAAGTTTCAGACACAGTTTCAGGTGTATTTGATGGGGCCCACACCCTCGAGACCCGCACGAAATGGCTAATTGGTTGCACAGAAAGGCACATAATTGGCAGGACGGGTAACGGGCCAATCGGAACCAGAGCGGCCGGCTTAATTGAATCTGCCCAGAAGGGTTCTCTGTAATAGATGAACCGTCGCCAGGGAAGATATAATATAGAATTCCTTAAGAGGTTATGAAAATTTCACATGTATTTCCAAGAAATTTTAAGtacaaaatcaaatatttatcGCTGCTAAGCTCATGAACAAGCACCATAgactaatatttattttaaattgattgTAACATATTTGTAAGCCCTC
Encoded here:
- the LOC119554008 gene encoding uncharacterized protein LOC119554008 isoform X2, yielding MENLEYVKIMQIHPHPIAKLFLRALQDLPNLKQLHICTPRRENFGKFHRLEYISIDVEISPKVLLRTCRSLTRLRTLHLSEQVSSSNLKDILEHLPLLQELSFYVDRCNKWGLFACHRYQRKSLEGIFEYLARERTLKILRVKGEIVAVPEAEYLANIKSLKSLDCSFTDPELVSYILSLTSLESLRITYLHSIDISSIYLDMIRQCKDLRLLSIFDYNINPDFVLRASKVLEDIESKNTLQLLIHGRRSSETMREFKSKALDRNNLLFRSITATELLKLI
- the LOC119554008 gene encoding uncharacterized protein LOC119554008 isoform X1, which translates into the protein MDVTGILQLNDYCLDLILQFMNTKDRINFAYTCSRFRYVFLIWSRRGHSNFSIIGIVEPWELKLLSLIAKSVRTLNFFVDDLVCSFNDSYSSNKRKNAVFKFCNLILRMENLEYVKIMQIHPHPIAKLFLRALQDLPNLKQLHICTPRRENFGKFHRLEYISIDVEISPKVLLRTCRSLTRLRTLHLSEQVSSSNLKDILEHLPLLQELSFYVDRCNKWGLFACHRYQRKSLEGIFEYLARERTLKILRVKGEIVAVPEAEYLANIKSLKSLDCSFTDPELVSYILSLTSLESLRITYLHSIDISSIYLDMIRQCKDLRLLSIFDYNINPDFVLRASKVLEDIESKNTLQLLIHGRRSSETMREFKSKALDRNNLLFRSITATELLKLI